The Stenotrophomonas maltophilia sequence TTCAGCATCGTCGATGCGGTACTCGATGGTGATCAGCACCGGGCCGCGATCGTTCGACACCGGCACCGACAGCTCCGGCGCCGGCCAGTGCCCGGCCGGTTGCAGGTTCAGATCCTCGGTACCAGCAATGCGAACGCGCCACACCAGCAGCCCCCCGATCACCGCGCCTGCGGCAGCCACCAGCAACGCCAGCTCCGGCGAGGTGCGCTGTGCCAGCGCGCCCCAGCTCAGGCCACCGGCCGCCATGCCGGCCGAGAACACCATGATGTACAGCGCCAGCGCACGCGCACGCACCCATGCGGGAACTGCCGTCTGCGCGGCAATCTGCAGCGACGACAGCACGGTGATCCAGGCAAAACCGTTGATCAGCATCACCAATGGCAGCACGTACCAGCTGCGGGTCAGCGCCAGCCCGACCAGGCTGAGCGCCAGCGACAGCGTGGCCAGCAGCACCAGCAGGTCGCGATCCAACTGCGCGCGCAGCTTCGGCAGCAGCAAGGCCCCGCCCACTGCACCGATACCGATGCAGCCCAGCAGCATGCCGTACTGCCCCGCCCCACCCTGCATCTGGCCACGTACCACCACCGGCAGCAGTGCGTTCATCGCCGCAGCAAAGAAGAAGAAGCCCACCGACTTGATCAGTACCGCCTGCAGCCGCCCAGCGCGGCTGGCGTAGCGCAGGCCCGCCTTCAAGCCTGCACCGAAACCTTCCGGTGGCAGGCTGGACTGCTTCGGATCACGCTTCCAGCCCCACACCACGAACAGCATCGCGGCAAAGGTGATGGCATTGAAGCCGAATGCCCACATCGCGCCCAGCTGCGCCACGATCACGCCACCAATGGCCGGGCCGATCGAACGCGCGATATTGATACCGATCGAGTTCAGGGCTACCGCCGAGGCCAGCATCGGCTGCGGCACCAGCTCGGACACGATCGCCGCCTGCGCTGGCATCGCCATTGCCGCACCGCAGCCCATGCAGAAGGTCAACAGCACCAGCAACTGCGGGGTCAGCATGTCCATCGCCGTCAGCGCGGCCATCACTGCGGCCACCAGCAGCATCCACCCCTGGGTCGCCAACAGGTACTTCCGGCGATCGACAATGTCGGCCAGCGTTCCGGCCGCCAGTGCCAACAGCACGATCGGTACCGTTGTGGCCGACTGCACCAGCGCCACCATCAGCGGCGAACCGGTGCGTTCGGCCATCACCCAGGCGGCGGCCACGTCGTTGACCCAGGTGCCGATGTTGCTGGCCAGGATTGCCAGCCAGATCGAACGGAACATCTGGATCTTCAGCGGGGACCAGGCACCTGCGGCCTGTGCGGAGGGTTGCGACGCGTTTGCGTTCACCATTGCCATGCTCCAACGATCGAGGCGAACAGCGTGTCCTGGCCGCCGGCCTGCTTCAGTGCAGGA is a genomic window containing:
- a CDS encoding MFS transporter, with protein sequence MVNANASQPSAQAAGAWSPLKIQMFRSIWLAILASNIGTWVNDVAAAWVMAERTGSPLMVALVQSATTVPIVLLALAAGTLADIVDRRKYLLATQGWMLLVAAVMAALTAMDMLTPQLLVLLTFCMGCGAAMAMPAQAAIVSELVPQPMLASAVALNSIGINIARSIGPAIGGVIVAQLGAMWAFGFNAITFAAMLFVVWGWKRDPKQSSLPPEGFGAGLKAGLRYASRAGRLQAVLIKSVGFFFFAAAMNALLPVVVRGQMQGGAGQYGMLLGCIGIGAVGGALLLPKLRAQLDRDLLVLLATLSLALSLVGLALTRSWYVLPLVMLINGFAWITVLSSLQIAAQTAVPAWVRARALALYIMVFSAGMAAGGLSWGALAQRTSPELALLVAAAGAVIGGLLVWRVRIAGTEDLNLQPAGHWPAPELSVPVSNDRGPVLITIEYRIDDAERAAFQAQMRALGTIRRRDGAVVWGVVEDVATPGIHLEYFVTPSWLEHLRQHERITADDKAIQEVLRGLHRGERAPVVRHFVGGHDPLPRTEVPHHHSDI